In one Zobellia galactanivorans genomic region, the following are encoded:
- a CDS encoding right-handed parallel beta-helix repeat-containing protein gives MKPSSFFLLAIVALLTNVDIAHGQEIHVAKHGSDQNNGTKKSPFLTISKAASVAVPGNTIMIHEGTYREYIDPARGGSSPSNRITYRAADKAQVYIKGSEEFDTWEKQANGLWKLEVPISFFKGYNPYTLTVDGDFQNYGQWHHRGDVYLNNGAFHEVQSLEECQTKTYTWYTTSTEETTIIYANFEGYDPNKEQTEINVRELIFFPSRLNIDYISLDGLRFLHAAPNWQAPNVGETDPNPLTQKGAIGSKMGQGWIIENCEVSYSKTAGIMMGESFDDFDSFENIETFGNHLIKNNIITKCGEYGIAGQKGLSRSTIIGNRIEDINYRNEFGGYEPAGIKIWNCTDVHIENNLIRNITSKQDSSSQSYCIWIDFANQGTRITRNFLIGGERATTPLFLEANIGPTLVDNNVIIDLPSKAVQVFSGGSIFAHNLFIDTNFHFAIQEFGNGGSGARNAYTVVPHTLKKVNDGLKVEIENNKFYNNIFVGKNGSFDLEITPHNGNEVAYNLYVGGIRPNKDHKHSAESPFDFTYRIKESKKGLSFKFRFDRSYENINAPFVDPDLIGQIPHAEQSIADKSATPITVNTDFNGSRRIGAHPKVGPLESLSKGTNTLHIETAMQPTPGIKY, from the coding sequence ATGAAACCATCCTCATTTTTCCTCTTAGCCATTGTCGCTTTACTAACCAATGTAGACATAGCCCATGGGCAGGAAATACATGTAGCCAAACACGGAAGTGATCAAAATAACGGAACCAAGAAAAGTCCTTTTTTGACCATTTCAAAGGCCGCTAGCGTAGCCGTTCCCGGAAATACCATTATGATCCACGAAGGCACCTATAGGGAGTATATCGACCCTGCACGCGGAGGGAGCTCCCCGTCAAATAGGATTACCTATAGGGCCGCCGATAAAGCACAGGTTTACATTAAGGGCTCTGAAGAATTCGATACTTGGGAAAAACAAGCAAACGGACTGTGGAAACTTGAAGTGCCCATTTCTTTTTTCAAGGGGTATAATCCCTATACGCTAACGGTTGACGGTGATTTTCAAAATTACGGCCAGTGGCACCATAGGGGCGATGTTTACTTGAACAATGGGGCTTTTCACGAAGTACAAAGTTTAGAGGAATGCCAGACCAAGACTTATACGTGGTACACTACTTCAACCGAAGAGACGACAATTATCTATGCCAATTTCGAGGGCTACGACCCCAATAAGGAGCAAACGGAAATCAATGTACGCGAACTCATCTTCTTCCCTTCCCGCCTCAACATAGACTACATTAGCTTAGACGGACTCAGGTTTTTACATGCCGCGCCCAACTGGCAGGCACCCAATGTAGGTGAGACCGATCCGAATCCACTTACACAAAAAGGAGCTATAGGTTCTAAAATGGGACAAGGTTGGATCATTGAAAACTGTGAAGTAAGTTATTCTAAAACAGCAGGAATAATGATGGGGGAATCGTTTGACGATTTTGATTCTTTTGAAAACATAGAAACCTTTGGCAACCATCTGATAAAGAACAATATCATTACCAAGTGTGGTGAATACGGAATTGCCGGTCAAAAGGGCCTCTCTAGATCGACCATCATCGGCAATAGAATAGAAGATATCAATTACAGAAATGAATTTGGGGGCTATGAACCTGCAGGTATAAAGATTTGGAACTGTACCGATGTACATATTGAAAATAATCTTATCAGGAATATCACCTCAAAGCAAGACAGTTCTTCGCAATCGTATTGCATTTGGATAGACTTTGCCAACCAAGGAACCCGAATTACCCGGAATTTCTTGATCGGTGGGGAAAGGGCCACTACTCCATTATTTTTAGAGGCAAATATCGGGCCGACCCTTGTTGACAATAATGTTATAATCGATTTGCCGAGCAAGGCCGTTCAGGTATTCTCCGGAGGCTCGATATTTGCCCATAACCTGTTTATCGATACCAACTTTCACTTCGCCATACAAGAATTCGGAAATGGGGGTTCGGGCGCAAGAAATGCTTACACCGTAGTACCACATACCTTAAAAAAGGTAAATGACGGACTTAAGGTCGAGATTGAAAACAACAAATTCTACAATAATATTTTCGTCGGCAAAAACGGAAGTTTCGATCTTGAAATCACCCCGCATAACGGTAATGAAGTAGCCTATAACCTTTATGTCGGTGGAATACGCCCGAACAAAGACCATAAGCACTCGGCCGAAAGTCCGTTTGACTTTACCTATCGGATAAAAGAAAGCAAAAAAGGCCTTAGTTTCAAATTTAGGTTTGACCGTTCTTATGAAAACATCAACGCCCCATTTGTCGATCCCGATCTTATAGGACAGATTCCGCATGCCGAACAGAGTATAGCCGACAAGTCGGCAACCCCTATTACAGTAAACACGGATTTCAATGGAAGTAGAAGAATAGGAGCCCACCCTAAAGTAGGTCCCTTGGAAAGTCTTTCAAAGGGAACAAATACCCTACATATAGAAACAGCCATGCAGCCCACACCGGGAATCAAGTATTAA